One Helicoverpa armigera isolate CAAS_96S chromosome 12, ASM3070526v1, whole genome shotgun sequence DNA window includes the following coding sequences:
- the LOC110383986 gene encoding uncharacterized protein LOC110383986 gives MCRFSVFLCLVAIPVICNLVGADAGVDEYTVYSFDIMDMPNDCYGKNYCFTKGDSYPQKDIDTLLENIPQALEKLLKDRQSSYIQEDDDVNCPANTIFKDKPIYYVRDRSGEVRAVVQSDNKFLQSYSTKECLYEGRITNKSPHLNNTSFVRGAVLNKFNITCETKFLDFDFFVLNTEYPEPRMEVVTTAIPIACRCQMNKLNEFYKR, from the exons atgtgTCGCTTCAGCGTATTTCTGTGTTTG gtcGCCATCCCAGTAATCTGCAATCTTGTTGGAGCTGACGCTGGAGTAGACGAATACACTGTGTATTCTTTTGATATCA tGGATATGCCCAATGACTGCTACGGAAAAAACTACTGTTTTACAAAGGGTGATTCCTACCCCCAGAAGGACATTGACACTTTGTTAGAAAATATTCCCcag GCTTTGGAGAAACTGTTAAAAGATCGCCAATCTTCCTACATCCAAGAAGATGACGATGTCAACTGCCCAGCAAATACCATCTTTAAG GACAAGCCCATTTACTATGTCAGAGATAGGAGTGGTGAAGTTAGAGCAGTTGTGCAGTCTGATAACAAATTTTTGCAGAGTTACAGTACTAAGGAATGCTT ATATGAGGGAAGAATCACTAACAAATCGCCACACCTGAATAACACTTCTTTTGTGAGGGGAGCAGTTCTTAATAAGTTCAATATCACATGTGAGACCAAGTTTCTTGATTTCGATTTCTTCGTTTTAAACACCGAATACCCTGAGCCTAGAATGGAAGTTGTAACAACCGCTATACCCATTGCGTGCAGATGCCAAATGAATAAGTTAAATGAGTTTTATAAGCGTTAA
- the LOC110383979 gene encoding uncharacterized protein LOC110383979: protein MAFSIVLSTVWLLFVSVNAAPKHDWSITIPPECQGVDGFCSVRPEGYDEIEKKFQELLPPFIQNFDSRSSDETFSPEFDQNDNCPYISSWESVYTYMDASLAEPNIIVQTNNFPQKFQKVLCKSTSKGETGIGKQCFTKLGLGVFDKKFECRETKATRSLIVYDPKTHTLKPKTFYIPVSCSCHAMSL from the exons ATGGCTTTCTCCATTGTTTTATCTACG gtatGGCTGCTTTTTGTATCCGTTAATGCTGCGCCTAAAC ATGACTGGAGCATTACAATTCCTCCTGAGTGTCAAGGAGTGGACGGTTTTTGCTCCGTCAGACCTGAGGGTTACGACGAAATCGAGAAGAAATTTCAAGAACTTCTGCCTCCCTTTATACAA AATTTTGACAGCAGGTCCAGTGACGAGACTTTCTCGCCAGAGTTTGATCAGAATGATAATTGTCCTTACATATCTTCG TGGGAGTCAGTTTACACCTACATGGATGCTAGCCTGGCCGAACCGAACATCATCGTACAGACTAACAACTTTCCACAAAAGTTTCAGAAGGTTCTGTGCAA GTCGACTTCTAAAGGCGAGACTGGCATCGGCAAGCAATGCTTCACTAAATTGGGACTCGGTGTTTTCGACAAAAAGTTTGAATGCCGTGAAACTAAAGCTACGCGGAGTCTAATCGTTTACGATCCTAAAACCCATACCCTTAAGCCAAAAACGTTCTATATACCAGTTAGCTGCTCGTGCCACGCAATGTCTTTGTAA